A part of Chloroflexota bacterium genomic DNA contains:
- the nrdR gene encoding transcriptional repressor NrdR encodes MLCPYCQYEKSKVVDTTKDAPGGIRRRRECLKCGERFSTLERPILATPLLIKQDGTREEFNRDKLLAGIRIACAKRPVSAADIERLTGEIESRLQRMGKSEVSSRVVGDQVIQGLKELDFIAYIRYAIVYLQLDDLHAIRGEIDRLLSEEF; translated from the coding sequence ATGCTTTGTCCTTATTGTCAGTATGAAAAATCCAAAGTCGTTGACACAACCAAAGATGCCCCCGGCGGCATCCGGCGGCGACGCGAGTGCCTGAAATGCGGTGAGCGTTTCAGCACTTTGGAGCGACCCATCCTGGCGACCCCTCTCCTCATCAAGCAGGACGGCACTCGAGAGGAATTCAACCGGGACAAATTATTAGCAGGGATCCGAATTGCGTGTGCCAAAAGACCTGTTTCAGCGGCGGATATCGAACGTCTGACGGGCGAAATCGAATCCCGCCTTCAAAGAATGGGCAAATCTGAGGTCTCATCCCGTGTGGTTGGCGACCAGGTCATCCAGGGGCTCAAGGAACTCGATTTTATTGCTTACATTCGCTACGCCATTGTTTACTTACAACTGGATGACTTACACGCCATCCGCGGCGAAATCGATCGTCTTTTATCCGAAGAATTTTAA